One genomic region from Granulicatella adiacens ATCC 49175 encodes:
- a CDS encoding aminopeptidase P family protein codes for MNLNPTFKQLETELSKQNNPIALIQNPETIRLLTNFSTDPHERIVALVYSPNTTPLLFVPALEHQVAQKAEPDFIVKSYHDHEDGWKLLSDAIKDHFPSQSNFAVEKVDFSLFAAEQIQKHFKDVHFSVDLTPIVQQLRLVKDQEAVEKLVYSGTFADKAIEIGKNALKVGISEREVVAIIEFEMKKLGVSQMSFDTMVLFGDHAADPHGEPGDRTLKENEWVLFDLGTMVDGYASDITRTVFFGNRQEKNPRHKEIYDIVQKAHDTAITAVKPGMKASQIDKIARDIITEAGYGEYFIHRLGHGIGQSVHEFPSIMEGNDMELVEGMCFSVEPGVYISGDFGVRIEDCLAVTENGSKLFTKVKYDF; via the coding sequence ATGAATTTAAACCCTACTTTCAAACAACTAGAAACTGAATTATCAAAACAAAATAATCCGATTGCTCTAATCCAAAATCCTGAAACCATTCGTCTTTTAACGAATTTTTCAACAGATCCTCATGAGCGGATTGTGGCACTTGTCTACTCACCCAATACTACCCCACTATTATTTGTTCCAGCATTAGAGCATCAAGTCGCTCAAAAAGCGGAACCAGATTTTATCGTGAAAAGTTATCACGATCATGAAGATGGATGGAAACTCTTATCAGATGCCATTAAGGATCACTTTCCTTCTCAGTCCAATTTTGCTGTAGAAAAAGTGGACTTCTCTCTTTTTGCAGCAGAACAAATTCAAAAGCATTTTAAAGATGTTCATTTTTCTGTAGATTTAACGCCAATCGTTCAACAACTTCGTCTTGTAAAAGATCAAGAAGCCGTTGAAAAACTCGTCTACTCTGGAACCTTTGCTGACAAAGCGATTGAAATCGGAAAGAACGCCTTAAAAGTAGGCATCAGCGAACGTGAAGTGGTAGCCATCATCGAATTTGAAATGAAAAAACTCGGCGTCTCTCAAATGAGCTTTGATACAATGGTGCTCTTTGGAGATCACGCGGCAGATCCTCACGGTGAACCTGGAGACCGTACCCTTAAAGAAAATGAATGGGTTCTATTTGACCTTGGTACAATGGTAGATGGGTACGCAAGTGACATTACACGTACCGTCTTCTTTGGAAATCGCCAGGAAAAAAATCCACGTCACAAAGAAATCTATGATATCGTTCAAAAAGCGCATGATACAGCCATCACAGCTGTAAAACCAGGGATGAAAGCAAGCCAAATTGATAAAATCGCTCGTGATATTATTACAGAAGCTGGATACGGTGAGTACTTCATCCACCGCCTTGGACACGGGATTGGCCAAAGCGTACATGAATTTCCTTCAATCATGGAAGGAAATGATATGGAACTCGTTGAAGGTATGTGTTTCTCTGTAGAACCGGGTGTTTATATTTCAGGTGACTTCGGTGTTCGTATCGAAGACTGTTTAGCTGTTACCGAAAATGGTTCAAAACTCTTCACTAAAGTAAAATATGATTTTTAG
- a CDS encoding mechanosensitive ion channel family protein, with protein sequence MRVFLWFDSISNFFINYWNGIEWESILSNLFTKLLSLVILFLLFYLGKKLAHFLFKKTILSSMRVSTQSESRKKTILKLLENMLDYFLYFILIYWILSIIGVPISSLLAGAGIAGVALGLGAQGFLSDVINGLFILMERQFEVGDAVLINTISGTIASVGVRTTQVRGYDGTLHYIPNRNITIVSNQSRGNMRALIELPLNSNVDLKTVYETIEAVNTRYAKSDEALVSAPNIVGPQTKPTGQFVFTISIMTKNGLQHATYQKYLTLYQEALLKKGIDLSTPTIPYLTK encoded by the coding sequence ATGCGCGTATTTTTATGGTTCGATTCCATCTCTAATTTCTTTATCAATTATTGGAATGGGATTGAATGGGAATCTATTTTATCTAATCTTTTTACTAAACTACTATCACTAGTCATTTTATTTTTACTATTTTATTTAGGAAAAAAACTAGCTCATTTTCTTTTTAAGAAAACCATTCTCTCTTCTATGAGAGTCTCTACTCAATCGGAAAGTCGCAAGAAAACCATTCTTAAATTATTAGAGAATATGTTGGATTATTTCTTATATTTCATTTTGATCTATTGGATTCTTTCGATTATCGGAGTCCCAATTTCTAGTTTACTAGCAGGTGCCGGAATCGCTGGGGTTGCTTTAGGTCTAGGAGCACAAGGTTTCTTATCAGATGTCATCAATGGATTGTTTATCTTAATGGAACGTCAATTTGAAGTCGGGGATGCTGTTTTAATTAATACTATTTCTGGGACGATTGCGAGCGTTGGCGTTCGTACAACCCAAGTTCGAGGATATGACGGAACCCTGCATTACATTCCCAATCGAAACATTACCATCGTTAGTAACCAGTCTAGAGGAAATATGAGAGCTTTAATCGAACTTCCACTCAATAGTAATGTTGATTTAAAAACGGTCTATGAAACCATCGAAGCTGTGAATACTCGTTATGCTAAATCCGATGAGGCTCTAGTTTCTGCTCCAAATATTGTTGGCCCTCAAACAAAACCAACTGGACAATTTGTCTTCACGATTTCCATCATGACGAAGAATGGATTGCAACATGCAACTTATCAAAAATACTTAACTTTATATCAAGAAGCATTATTAAAAAAAGGAATCGACCTTTCGACTCCAACGATTCCCTATCTGACAAAATAA
- a CDS encoding DUF948 domain-containing protein, with translation MTGIEIAALIAACALLALVVFVIVKVSPILSKLNKTVENMNHSLEIITKDVDSLSIEVEGLLSKANVLVDDINGKLKATDPLFTAAGDLGVTISDVNASSRNLATKAVKLSKTSRVATAVNFGRAFFSKKKKI, from the coding sequence ATGACAGGTATTGAGATTGCTGCATTAATAGCTGCATGTGCTTTATTAGCCTTAGTAGTTTTTGTGATTGTCAAAGTATCACCGATTTTATCAAAATTAAATAAAACCGTTGAGAACATGAATCATTCATTAGAGATTATTACTAAAGATGTAGACAGCCTCTCAATTGAAGTAGAGGGGTTATTAAGTAAAGCCAATGTATTGGTGGATGATATCAATGGTAAATTAAAAGCCACTGATCCATTGTTTACTGCAGCTGGAGATTTAGGTGTGACAATTTCAGATGTAAATGCATCTTCACGAAATCTAGCAACAAAAGCAGTAAAACTTTCTAAAACGAGTCGTGTAGCCACGGCAGTTAACTTCGGAAGAGCATTTTTTTCCAAAAAGAAAAAAATATAA
- a CDS encoding YtxH domain-containing protein, which produces MSKKCGFLLGALIGGTAAAVTALLFAPKSGKELREDLAKEANRYKEQLSEYGEIALAKGAEFTEVAKASTQDIRINLQEQASHLKEQVSKHTENLKDQFNETVDKVKENFSKQKEESAEVVAELAEDVKEKAQDVKEEAKKEAK; this is translated from the coding sequence ATGAGTAAAAAATGCGGATTTTTATTAGGAGCATTAATCGGGGGAACAGCAGCAGCAGTAACTGCATTGCTATTTGCACCAAAATCAGGAAAAGAATTACGTGAAGATTTAGCAAAAGAAGCTAATCGTTATAAAGAACAACTGTCAGAATATGGTGAAATTGCTCTAGCAAAAGGAGCAGAATTCACTGAAGTTGCCAAAGCTTCAACTCAAGATATTCGTATTAATTTACAAGAACAAGCTTCTCATCTAAAAGAACAAGTTTCTAAACATACTGAAAACTTAAAAGACCAATTCAACGAAACAGTTGATAAAGTAAAAGAAAACTTCTCTAAACAAAAAGAAGAGTCAGCTGAAGTAGTTGCTGAATTAGCAGAAGATGTAAAAGAAAAAGCTCAAGATGTGAAAGAAGAAGCTAAAAAAGAAGCAAAATAA
- the ccpA gene encoding catabolite control protein A, with translation MEKQTITIYDVAREANVSMATVSRVVNGNPNVKPATRKRVLDVIDELDYRPNAVARGLASKKTTTVGVIIPDVTNLYFASLARGIDDIATMYKYNIILANSDQNNHKEIQVLNTLFSKQVDGILYMGNHLTPELRAEIVRSKTPIVLAGTMDAEHEIASVNIDFNEATREVVETLIENGHKKIAFVTAAMKNVASVDFRLEGYKAALEKAGIKFDEKLVYEVPLTYHAGESVAERIHKAGATAAVVTDDETSVGLLNGLIDLGVKVPEKFELVSSNNSKLTKMTRPILSTIAPPLYDIGAVAMRLLTKIMNKEEIVDSEITLPYKIEWRNTTK, from the coding sequence ATGGAAAAGCAAACAATTACGATTTATGATGTTGCGCGTGAAGCGAATGTATCCATGGCTACAGTATCGCGTGTTGTTAATGGAAATCCAAACGTTAAACCAGCAACTCGTAAGAGAGTTTTAGATGTAATTGACGAATTGGATTATCGTCCAAATGCCGTTGCGCGTGGGTTAGCGAGTAAGAAAACAACGACTGTGGGAGTTATTATTCCTGACGTTACAAACCTTTATTTTGCTAGTTTAGCTCGTGGGATTGATGACATTGCTACAATGTATAAATATAACATCATTTTAGCAAACTCAGACCAAAATAATCATAAAGAAATTCAAGTGTTAAATACTTTATTCTCTAAACAAGTAGATGGAATTTTATACATGGGAAACCATCTAACACCTGAATTACGTGCTGAAATTGTTCGTTCAAAAACACCGATTGTGTTAGCGGGAACAATGGATGCGGAACATGAAATTGCTTCTGTAAATATCGATTTCAATGAAGCAACAAGAGAAGTAGTGGAAACTTTAATCGAAAATGGACATAAGAAAATTGCTTTTGTCACTGCTGCAATGAAAAATGTAGCTTCAGTCGATTTCCGTTTAGAAGGATATAAAGCTGCTTTAGAAAAAGCAGGAATCAAATTCGACGAAAAATTAGTTTACGAAGTTCCTCTAACCTATCATGCAGGGGAGTCTGTAGCTGAACGTATCCATAAAGCAGGTGCGACTGCTGCGGTGGTAACCGATGATGAAACTTCAGTAGGATTATTAAACGGATTAATTGATTTAGGCGTTAAAGTTCCTGAAAAATTTGAATTGGTTTCAAGCAATAATTCTAAATTAACGAAAATGACTCGTCCAATTCTTTCAACGATTGCACCTCCTTTGTATGATATTGGTGCCGTTGCGATGCGTCTTTTAACAAAGATAATGAATAAAGAAGAAATCGTAGATTCTGAAATTACGTTACCATACAAGATTGAATGGAGAAATACTACTAAATAA